A region of the Arthrobacter sp. FW306-07-I genome:
TCATACATTGGAGCGCCCCTCTCCTGTGGTGGCCGGTGGTCCGGTCAGTTGGCAGAGGGGCCAGGGCATGTGTGAAGGAGGGTCGTCCATATGTGGTTCAACTCCGCTGGCACCGGCGAAGTTCCCGCTGCCTCCTACCGGCGCAGCTCCAAGGCCCGCTTCTGACGCCCGCTGATGGACGAAACGTAGCCACAGTTAGTGCAGGTAATCCGGAACTTCCGGGACACCGTGAGCAGCGGAATGAAGAACAGGGTGAATTTCGTGGCTTGTTCTTCAAGGAGGTGGTGGATGAAAGCGCCGCAGTGCGGGCAGGTTGCTGTCCTGCCCGGCAGCGCCTTGAACACGGTCTTGAACCCGAAGAGGAGGAGCATTGGCGGCCTTACGTTGTCCGGATGGTTAACCTCCCACCCTAGGCGAGTTTGACGGGTGCCCATCCGGGGTAGGGATGCTTTGCGCCATATGGGCGGGTGCGATACTGGCGTGGGCAGCATTCGGGCTTCTGGGGGGACTTCTGGCACATGGTTCTGGATACGGCAACCCTGCGCATCGCGTTTGGCCTGATGGCCCTGGTGCTGGTGGTTCTCTTCTACTTTTCCGCCTACCGGGTAACCCGCTCGCCCTACAGCGCCTGGTGGTGCGGCGCCCTGCTCTTCTTCCTTTCCGGCTCCGCCTGCTTCCTGCTGGACGGCACGCCGCACCAGTGGTGGGCCAACCCGGTGGGTAACACGCTGCTGGTGCATGGCGGAGTTGCCGTGTGGGCGGGCGCCCGCTCGCTGCGCACGGTGCCCCGGCCCCGGTGGGCCTTCACGGGTATTCCGCTTGCCACCCTGGTGGCGTCCCTGCTGGACCATCCCGCCACCAACACCTGGTCCGGCGGTCCGGTGTTCCTCGCCGCCATGAGCCTGACCATCGGACTGGCGTCGCGTGAGCTGTGGCGGCTCGAGCCGGGCTACTCGCGGGTGCGGATTCCCATGGCAGTGGCCGCGGGCGGGCTGTCCGCTTATTACTTCTTCCGTTGGCTGGCGTTCCTGGTGGAGGGCCCGGACGGGGCCATTTTCGTTACCGTTTTTGGATCCGCCGTCACCACCATGGTGACCATGGTGCTGCTGGTGGTGGTGTCCTTCAGCATGGCCGGGTTGAGCACCGAACAGCAGACCCGCGCCCTGCGGGTGGTTGCCACCCGGGACGACCTCACCGGACTCCTGAACCGCAAGGCCTTCCTGGACCTGGCTGCGGAACAGTTGGCCGACCGCACCATCACCGGTGGCTCCGGCGCGCTGATCCTGGCCGACCTTGACCATTTCAAGGTGGTCAACGATACCCACGGCCACGCCGCAGGCGACCTGGCGCTGCAGGCCTTCGCTGACGCCTGCGTTGCCACGGTCCGCTCCACCGACCTGGCCGGCAGGTATGGCGGGGAAGAATTCGTGATCCTGGTCCCCGGGGCCAACGCCGAACGGGCAGAGACGATTGCCGAGGAAATCAGCAGGCGGCTGGCAGGCGCCGAAGCGCCGGACGGCATGGAGATGCCCACCGCCAGTTACGGCATTTCGACCTACGACGGCGGGACCTCCGACGTGGACCGCCTCATCGCCGCAGCGGATGCGGCCCTGTACAGGGCCAAGTCACTGGGAAGGAACCGCGCCGCCCGCAGCGATGAGCTGCACTAGCTCCACTGCGGCGGGCGGCGCGGTTCCGGTTCCGGAGAGGGCTACTTCGCCTGGAGGGCGTCTGCCTGTTCGGCGAGGACGGTGAGTGCCACGCTTTCCGGCCGCTCAACAGTGCTCTGGATGCTTACGGTCATGCCGCTGTGCGCGGCCTTGAGGACAGATTCCATGACCTCCAGCGCGTGGTAGGCAAGGGCTCCGCCTGCCCGGGGTTCCTTGCCCCGGGGGGTGGAAGCGAGATCGGCGATGCCAAACCCGCGGCCGGCATCCACGTATCCCGCCGAGACAGGCAGGGTTTCCCAGTCCTCGGCGCCCAGGGAGAACAGCTGGACGTCGCCGTCGAAGTGGTTGGGGTCGGGCACCACCAGGGATCCGCGTTCGCCGTGGATCTCGATGTTCGGCGACTTGGACTTCACGGCGTCGAAGCTCATGAACAGCGTGGAAAGCGCCCCGGAGGCGTGGACCAGGATGCCCGTGACGTGGGAGTCGATGGTAACCGGCACTTTTTCGCCCTGCCGCGGCCCGGAGCCGATGGTCCGCTCGTTGCGGGTATGGCTGGCCGCGCCCAGTACCGACACCACGGGACCCAGCAATGTCACAAGGGCGGTGACGTAGTAGGGGCCCATATCCAGGAGGGGGCCGCCACCGGGCTGGTAGTAGAAGTCCGGGTTGGGGTGCCAGCGTTCATGGCCGGGGGTCACCATGGTGGCCGATGCCGAGATGGGGGCGCCGATGAGCCCGTCGTCGATGGCTTTGCGGGCGGTCTGGATTCCGGTGCCCAGCACGGTGTCAGGGGCACAGCCGACGACGACGCCTGCCTGGCGTGCCGCGTCCAGCACCTGGCGTGCCTCTTCAGTCGTGGCCGCCAGCGGCTTTTCGCCGTAGACGTTCTTGCCGGCCGCGATCGCCTTCAGTGCCACGTCGGCGTGCGCGGCGGGGATGGTCAGGTTCAGAACCAGGTCGATATCGTCAGCGGCGAGCAGTTCTTCGACCGAGAGGGCGCGGACGCCGTCGTAATCATCCGCTACGGCCCGGGCACGTGCCGGATCCAGGTCCGCCACGGCCACCAGGTTGACCTGGTCCAGCCGCCGGAAATTGGTGAGGTACTGGGCGATGATGGCTCCGCAGCCAATGATTCCGACGTTCAACGGCTTGCCCACAGCAGGCCCCTTTCGATGATGGTGCGTACGTTCTGGTCCTGGAGGATTTCGACGCGGTGGCCGGGAGTGCAGACGAAGATGCGTCCCTTGCCCCACTGGCGGGTCCAGATGGCCGGGGAGGTCACTTCGCGGTGCCAGGGATCCCACTCGCGGACTTTCTGGGTGGTGGTGGCCAGGACATCGATGTAGTCATCGGCGAGGACCCAGTACTGCTCGGTGACCAGGTCGAAGTCCTTGATGCCCTTGGTAATGGGGTGCTCCGCCGCGGCGGGCAGCATGTTGACGGTGTACGGAACGTAGTTGTCCGACTGTTCGCCGATGCACTCGTCCGGGTGCTTGCCGGGGTGGCAGGCGAACTGGCCGCCGATCAGGTGCAGGTAGTCGGAGGTGTTCCGGTAGGAGTCGGCGATGCCACCGTGCCAGCCGGCCAGGCCGGTGCCGTTTTCCACGGCCGTCCGCAGTCCGGCGAATTCGTCCTTTTCGATGGTGCTCATGGTCATGCACTGCATGATCAGGTCCACCCCGGCCATGTATTCGGCGTCGGCGTAGACCTTGGGCGATTCCTCTACCCGGACGTCATAGCCGTTGTCCTTGAGGTAGGGAATGAAGAGCTCGGTGGCCTCGTAGGGCTGGTGGCCGTCCCAGCCGCCGCGGACGACCAGCGCGTGCTTGCGATCTGTCATTAAAGTTTCCTTTGTTTGGTTGCCGGCTGGTGCCGGCGAAGCATGGTCAGCGGCTGGCGAAGGCGGCGTCGAAGGCAGCTGCCGGCGGGGCGATCCGGGCCAGTTCCTGGACCATGGCCAGCGCCTGCGGGGCGCCGATGAGCCGGTCCATCCCGGCGTCCTCCCATTCGATGCTGGTGGGACCTTCATAGCCGATGGCGTTCAAGGTCCGGAAGATGCGGTTCCACTGCACATCGCCATGCCCTGCCGTGACGAAGTCCCAGCCGCGCCGGGGGTCCGCCCAGGCAAGGTGCGAGCCCAGGCGGCCGTTGCGGCCGTCAAGCTGGCGGACGGATTCCTTCACGTGAACGTGGAAGATCTTGTCTGCGAAGTCCTGCAGGAACATCACCGGGTCCAGGTCCTGCCAGATGAAGTGGGAGGGGTCGAAGTTCAGGCCGAAGCTCTCGCGGTGCCCGATGGCTTCAAGCGTGCGCTTGGCGGTCCAGTAGTCGTAGGCGATTTCGGACGGGTGGACTTCCAGGGCGAACCGGACACCCTCTTCCTCGAAGACGTCAAGGATGGGATTCCAGCGGTCGGCGAAGTCCTGGTAGCCGGCGTCGATCATTGCCTGCGAGGCCGGCGGGAACATGGCCACGGCTTTCCAGATGGAGGAGCCGGTGAAACCCGTTACTGTCTTCACCCCGAGGCGGGCAGCCGCCCGTGCGGTGTCCTTCATGGCCTCCGCTGCCCGGCGGCGCACCCCTTCGGGCTCGCCGTCGCCCCAGGTCTCTGCCGACAGGATGTCCCGGTGGCGCTCGTCGATGGGATCGTCACACACGGCCTGTCCGGTCAGGTGGTTGGCGATGGCGAACACCTTGAGGTTGTTCTTTTCGAGGATGTCCAGACGGCCCTGGAGGTAGTTGTCGTCCTCGGCGGCCCGGCGGGGGTCAAGGTGGTCGCCCCAGCAGGCGATTTCGAGCCCGTCAAAGCCCCATTCGCCGGCAAGCCGCGCCACCTCCTCGAAGGGCAGGTCGGCCCACTGGCCGGTAAAGAGCGTGATTGGTCGTGTCATGTGAGTTCCTATTTGATCGAAGCCGTACGTTGCTCAGACTTTTTGCCATTGGCTGGAGTTGGCGGCGCTGGACTCCACCGCGGCGAGGACCCGCTGCACCTGCAGGGCGTCGGCGAAGGATGGTTCCGGTTGGCGTCCTTCACCGATGGCCGTGACGAGGTCCACCACCTGGTGGGTGAAGCCGTGTTCATATCCCAGTCCGTGGCCGGTGGGCCACCAGTTCCCCACGTAGGGATGCTCGGGCTCGGTGACGAAGATCCGACGGAAGCCCGCATCCGGGGACTCCGCCGCGTCATAGAAGGACAGGACGTTCATGTCCTCGAAATCGAAGGCGAGGGAACCCTTGGTGCCGTTGACCTCCAGGCGCATGGCGTTCTTCCTGCCCAGGGCGTAGCGCGTGGCTTCGAAGACGCCGATGGCACCTGCGGAAGCGCCGCCGTCGAACTTTGCGCTGAAGATGGCCGCATCATCCACAGTGACCTGCCCGCGCGGGGCGTCGTCGCTCAGGTCGCCGTGGCCACCCAGGCCCACCATGTCGCCCGCAAGCGGGCGTTCCCGGACGAAGGTCTCCAGCATTGCGGATACCCCGTTGATGTTCATGCCCGTGACCCACTGCGCCGCGTCGATGCTGTGGGCTCCGATGTCACCCAGGGAGCCGGACCCGGATTTGCTCTTGTCCAGCCGCCAGGTCATGGGGGCGTTGGCGTCGGAGAGCCAGTCCTGCAGGTACTGGGCACGGATGTGGCGGATCTCGCCGAGCCTGCCCTGTTCCACGAACCGTTTGGCCAGTGCCAGTGCCGGGGTGCGGCGGTAGCTGAAGCCGCACATGGAGAAGACGCCGTTCTTTGCGGCCGTTTCCGCCGCGAGCGTCATCCGCTCAGCCTCGTCCACGGAGTTGGCCAGCGGCTTTTCGCACAGCACGTGCTTGCCGGCTTCCAGGGCGGCGATGGCGATCTCGGCGTGGGTGTTCCCTGGAGTGCAGATGTCAATGAGGTCGATGTCGTCGCGCTCGATCAGGCGGCGCCAGTCAGTCTCAACAGAGTCCCAGCCCAGCTTGTCCGCGGCGGCACGGACGCCGTCGGCATTCCTGCCGGCCACCGCGGTGAGCTGTGGCTGCAGCGGCAGGTCGAAGAACCGGGGCGCGGTGCGCCAGGCGTGGGAGTGGGCTGCACCCATGAAGGCGTAGCCCACCATTCCGACCCGCAGGGGCTTGGCGGTGGTCATGTTGAAAGTCCTTTCGGTAAATTCCGGGGCGTTACTTGCTGAAGCCGGCGGTCAGGCCTGCGAGCAGCTGTCGCCGGCCGACGACGTAAAGCACCAGGATGGGCAGTGTGCTAAGCACCACGGAGGCGAGAACGGCAGGAATGTTGACGCTGAATTCACCTTGGAAGGTCCACAGGCCCAGGGGCAGGACACGCAGGCTGGGGCTCTGGGTAAGAACCAACGGAAGCAGGAACCCGTTCCAGACATGCAACCCGTTGTAGATGGCAACCGTCACAATGGCCGGCCGGGTCAGGGGCAGGGCCAGCCGCCACATGGTCTGCCACTCGCTGCAGCCGTCCAGCCGCATGGACTCGAACAGTTCGTTCGGGACGTCGCGGATGAAGTTGGACAGGATCAGCACCGTCAGCGGAATGGCGAAGGCAATGGACGGCAGCATCAGCGCCAGCAGGCTGTCATACAGGTTAAGCCGGATGATCATCAGGTAGATGGGGATGATCGTGGCCTGCAGCGGGATGGCCAGCCCCATCAGGAACATACCGTTGACCAGCTTCAGGAACCTGCCGGCGCCGCGAACGATGGCAAACGATGCCATAAATGAGATCAGCACCGTGGGAATCACGGAACCGAGCGTGACGATGGCGCTGTTCATGAAGTACTGGGCGAAGTCCGCCTCCAGGACCAGCTGGTAGTTCTCCAGCGTGGGCTCGGTGGGGATGGCCAGCGGATTCTGGCCGAAGTAGCCGGCCTGCGTCTTGAGGCTGGTGATTACCACGTAGTAGACGGGCAGGATGATGATGGCCAGCCAGATCCAGCCGCCCAGGCCACCGGGGATATTGAGGCCCCGAAGCTTGGTGCCAAGTCCCCGCTTGGCGGCTGCAGTGCTGCCAAGCGACCCGGTGCGGGCTTCCTGGGTATTGCTTTTCAGGACGGTGCTCACCCTACAAACCTTCCAATTGGCTGCCCTGCTTGTCCTTGCCCCCAAGGCGCTGGAGGAACAAAGCGAGTGCAAGGCCGATGATGACGAGAATGACGGCGATGACGCTGGCCGGACCCATGAGGTTGGCCCGGAAGCCGCGGAGGTACATGTCCAGGGCCAGGATGCGGGTGGAGTTTCCGGGCCCGCCGCCGGTGAGGACGAAGATCAGGTCGAAGTAGGTCAGTGAACCCACCACCATCAGCGTGGAGGAGGTGATGATCGTGTACTTCAACTGCGGAAGGGTGATGTGGAAGAACTGCTTGATGGTCCCGGCCCCGTCGATCTGGGCCGCCTCGTACAAAGACTTCGGGATCTGCCGCACACCGCCTTGGTAGATGAGCGTGTGGAACGGCACGAACTGCCAGGCGATGACGAAGATGACCAGGCCGAGGGCCAACTGCGGGACACCCAGCCAGTCCTGGGCAAGGAACGGCAGGCCGAGGCCGGTTGCCAGGCCGAAGTTGGGATCCAGCAGCGCCTTGAAAGCGATGGCGACGGCGGCTGAAGACAGCAGCAGGGGCAGGAAGTACAGCACGGCCAGGACCGCCCGGTAGCGCTGGCTTCCCGCGGTGAAGACGCCCAGCAGGAGGCTGATGGGCGTCTGGACCAGCCAGGAGACGATCATGATCAGGAAGGTCAGGCCCAGGGCGTTGTACAGCCCCGGATCTGCCAGCACGGAGAACCAGTTGTCCAGTCCCGCCGCCCCGATGGCACCGATGCCGTCCCAGCTGGTGAAGCTGAGGATGAGCACACCAGCCAGCGGGATGACGGCGAACACCAGGAAGAAGAACAGTGCAGGAATGGTCAGCCATGCCAGCGCGGCCTTGCGCTGTTCGGTCTGCTTGGAATTCCTGACGCCGACGCTGGGCCCCGGGGCGGTGGAGACGGCGTTACTCATTTCCCGAGGGTGCCGTTCATATTCTCGGCAAACTGCTGCGGCGTAATCGACTTCAGGAACAGCTGGTCGATGTTGTTCAGCAGGGCCTCGGCGGCGGTGGGGCTCAGTGCCTGGTCCCAGGACTGCTGGAAGCTGGGGGCGTTCTTAGCCAGGTCGTAAACGAAGTTGAGGAAATCCTTGTCCGGGGACGTGTTCAGCTTGCTCTCGATGCCGTTGACAATGGGGACCGAACCGGAGTTGATGTACGCGTCGATCATCGCGTCCGTCATGATGCCGTCCTTGAGGAACTTCTTGGCCGACTCCTTTTCCTTGTCGCTGGCCTTCGCGGAGATTGACTGGTAGTTGGCTGGGTTGCCGACGCCGTTCTTGGGGTCGCCCTTGCCGCCGGGAACTGAGGGGAACTGGACGAAGCCCAGCTTGCCGTCCTGGACGAAGTTCTTGCCGTCCTTTTTCATCGGACCGTACGTCCAGGAACCATGCAGCATCATGGCGGCCTTGCCGGTGTACAGCAGGGCCTGGTCCGCGTTCGAGTCGGCCGTAATGGAGGAGAAGCCCTTGATGAAGCCATCGGCGGAGACCAGTTCCTGGATCTTGGTGCCGGTTTCGATCACAGCCGGGTCCATCCAGGCATTGGGCTTGCCTTCGAAGATTGCCTTGAACACGTCGGGTCCGCCGATGCGGTCCAGCAGGTATTCGAGCCACATCATGGAAGTCCAGCGCGACTGGCCGCCCAGGGAGAAGGGTGCCACCCCCATGCCGTTGAAGGTCTTGACCAGGGACATGACGTCGTCCCAGGACTTGGGCGGCGTGACGCCGGCCTTCTGGAAAAGTTCCTTGTTGTAGAACAGGACGATCGGACCGACGTACATGTTGGGCAGGGCGTAGATCTTGCCGTTGACCGTGGCGGCACTGAAGGTGGAGGGGAAAAACTTCTTCTTCAAGTCCGGTTCGGAATCCAGCCAGCTGGTGAGGTCTTCAACCTGGTTTGCCTCGGCGTATGTCTTCAGCGTGCCGCCACCCCAGTTGTAGATGATGGTGGGTGCCTGGTTGGCGCCAATCGCGGTCTTGATCTTGGTCTTGTAGGCGTCGTTCTGGAAGAACGTGATCGCGATCTTGTTGTCCGGGTTTGCCTGGTTGAAGGCATCGACAGCCTTCTGCATGTTGGTCTGGTTCGGCTCACCGGACAGGAACCACATGCTGGCGCCACCATTGCCGCTGGAGGCACCCGGACCTGACGTGCCGCAGGCAGAGGTTGCGGCAACGGCAAAGGGAGTAAGGGCAGCGAGGGCGAGGAAAGAGCGCCGTGAGGTCTGGGGTTGCTTCATTGCTTCTCCATTGTGAATTTGCTGTCGAGGTACGGGGCGTCAGCTCCGACGTTCGTTCGAAACATTTCGAACGGTGATATAAGTCACGCTGTAAACTAAAGCGGCAAAAACCCCCGTAGTCAAGGGATCGTAGAGGATATTTTTGGAGAAACAGCCTAATTTGACCAAACCTTGACGGACGAAGTGCCTGTTCCTCAGAATGAATGCACTTCCCACCTTCGAAAGATTGCGAACCCATGACGACCAAATTGCCGGAGCGGACCAAACCCACGCTCGCAACCGTGGCCAGGCAAGCAGGAGTCTCAGCGCCCACTGTCTCCAAGGTGGTCAATGGCCGTGACGATGTAGCACCTGAAACCAGGGCGCGGATCCTTGCCGTGCTTGAGCAGGCGGGTTACCAGTCGCCGGTGCAGCGCCGGGCGGCCGCGGAAAGCGGGACCGTGGTCGAAGTGGTGATCGACGTGCTCGATTCCGCCTACACCATCCAGGTACTGAACGGCATCCTGCAGTTCGCCGCCGGTGCCGACGTCGAAATCCTGGTGAGTGTGACAGGCAGGTCCACACCTGGCCGGCAGACCCCGGAACGCCGGGCCCAGCGCATGCTCGAAGAGGGCAGGGCGGGGATGATCGTGGTGACCTCGGCATTCAGCGAGGCACAACTGCATGCCTTCCGCCGGCGCCAGATCCCGGTTGTGGTGATCGACCCGCTCAACCCGCCCTCCGCGGACGTGGTCAGTGTTGGCGCAACCAACTGGGCGGGCGGCAAGGCGGCCACCGAACACCTGCTGGAACTCGGTCACCGCCGCATCGCCTACATCGGCGGAATCGAGGGCTCGGAGTGCAACCAGGCGCGGCTGCATGGGTACATGGCTGCCCTGATGGCGCAAGGCATCGCGGTGGACCCTCAGTACGTGGTGTCCGGAGGCCATTTCCGCACCGAGGGCGGAGTTAGCGGATTCAAAGAGCTGCTGAAGCTGGACTCCCTCCCAACGGCCATCTTTGCCGGCAGCGACTCCATTGCCCTGGGTGTCCTCAGCGAGGCGCGGCACCACGGGATCAGGGTTCCGGAGGACATGAGCCTCATCGGTTTTGACGGCACGAACCAGGGCGAGCAGTCCGTCCCCTCGTTGAGTTCGGTGGCCCAGCCCCTTGAAGAGATGGGCAGGGCCGCACTGAGGTCACTCCTGCGCCAGGCCCAGGGCGAGGTGCTGGATTCCCACCGCGTGGAGCTGGCCACCCAAGTGATCGTCCGCGAATCCACCGCCCCGCCGGCGGCCTGACTGAACCCACTGAGCCCTGCCTCCAACGAAAGACGCGGACATATGAAAATCACCAACCTGGACACTGTGGTCGTGGACTTTTACCGGACCAACCTGGTCTTCGTCCGGCTGCGCACCGATGAGGGCCTTACCGGGATAGCGGAGGCCACCCTTGAGGGCCAGGAACATGCAGTCCGCGGAGCCGTGGCGGTCCTGGCCGACGCGGTCCGGGGCAAGGATCCGACTCGAATCACGCAAACCATCTACGAGGTAAACCGCGACGCGTACTGGCGCGGCGGACCTGTGTCGATGACCGCGCTAAGTGCCCTTGAAATGGCGATGTGGGACGTCTCAGCCCGCGCCTTGGATGTGCCAGTCCACCGCATGCTGGGCGGACAGGTCCGTGACCGGGTCCGCGCTTACGCCAACGGCTGGTTTTCCGGCGCCAAAACCCCTGAAGATTTTGCCCAGGCGGCCGTCCAGACAGTTGCGCAAGGCTTCCGGGGACTCAAGTGGGACCCCTTCGAGGCGGCCGACCTCATCCTGGAGCCACGGGACCTGCGGCGCATGCTCGAACCCGTCGCCGCTGTCCGGGAGGCGGTCGGTGATGATGTTGAACTCTTCATCGAAGGACACGGCCGGTTCGATGTGCCCACAGCGATCCGGGTGGCGCGTGAAATCGAGCAGTTCCAGCCGGTGTTCTTCGAAGAGCCGTGCCCGCCTGATGGGATCGATGCGCTCATCGAGGTTCGCAGCAAATCCCCCGTCCCCATTGCAGCGGGAGAGCGCTGGATGGGACGGAATACTTTCATTCCTGCCCTGGCCCGCAACGCCGTTGACTACGTCCAGCCCGACGTCACCCACGCCGGCGGCCTCCTGGAACTTTCGTTCATTTCCACCCTCGCGGCCGCGCATTACGTTCCGTTCGCACCGCATAACCCCAGCGGCCCGCTCAGTACTGCCGCCACCCTGCAACTGGGCGCCACCCTGCCCAACTTCCGCTACCTGGAGATCATGGCGACGGACGTGCCTTGGCGCAGCGAGATCTCGAATGAGCGCCTCCAATTGACGGACGAGGGTGATGTTCTCATCCCCGAGGGCGTTGGCTTGGGCATCGAATTGGACTTGGACGCCATCGCCGAGCGTCCGTACACGCCGCACCCGATGCGGATCTTCACTGATGCGGTCGCTGACATCCGCCCGCCGGATGCCCGCTCCTACTTCAACCTGGCCACTGCAGCCGGGGGCCCCGCCATTGGCGGGCATCGATAACCGTTGCAGGAGGCGTTGAGCTTCTCATCAACCTCCGAGCGGGTGGTGGCCTCGACAATGAGGGACTGCAACGTTTCCATGGGGTTTCCTTTCAGGGATTCGAGAGTTACCGCCACCGGCTTCGGAAGCTTGGTAACAGGAACAGCAGAGCGGTCTGGAAACAGGTGTTCCCAGACCGCTCCAGCTCTTCCGGGAATCGCTACTGCTGGTAGGCGGGGTGGTGGGCGTCGCGGGCGCCGCCGCCGGGGTTCGCCTGAAGAAGGGTGGACTGCAGTGCGTAGTACGAGGGCTTGCGCGTGTAGTCCTCCCACATCACCGTAGCTTCACCCTGACCGCTGAAGAAGACGGGAACCCACGAGTACTTGTCGTTGAAGCCCCAAATTGTGAAGGACTTGCAGTCTTCGACATTGAGGCATGCTTCGAGCGCCTGCTGGTAGTAGCTTGCCTGCTTTGCCAGCTGCGCCTCCGTGGGCTTGGTCCCGGCAGCGATGTTCATGCGGACATCGATTTCCGTCACCGCCGTCTCCAGGCCGAGGTCATCGAAGCGCTGGAGGTTCGCCTTCAGGTCACCCGGGAAGCCGTACTGCGTGCTGAGGTGGCCCTGGACCGCGAAGCCATCCACGTGCACGCCCTCTGCGAGGAGCTTGGAGATGAGGGCCACATACGCGGTGCTTTTCGGGTTGATGCTTTCTACGCCGTAATCGTTGAAGAAAAGTTTGGCGGCGGGATCAGCCTCATGCGCCCACCGGAAGGCGTCGGCGATGATCTCCGGGCCAAGTTCGCGGATCCAAATATTGTCCGAGGTCCGCAATGTGCCGTCACCGTTCAATATCTCGTTGGCGACGTCCCACTGCTGGATCTTGCCCGCATACCGGCCAACAACAGTGGTGATGTGGTCCTTAAGGATGGACCGGAGTTCCTCCTTGCTGAAGTTGCCCTGCTCCAGCCAGGCCGGGTTTTGGCTGTGCCAGAACAACGTGTGGCCCCGGACCACCTGTCCGTGCTGTTGGGCGAATTCCACAATCGCGTCCATCTCTGCGAAACGGTACTGGTCCCGCTGCGGGTGGATGAATTCCCACTTTGCCTGGTTTTCCGGTGAGACCGAGCTGAACTCGGAGGCCAGGACGCTGCGGTACTGCTGGTCGAAGGTGAAGGGATTGGGGTACGGCATGGTCTCGTGGTGGCCGCCGCCGGCGACGGCGGTACCGATGCGCAAATCCTTTGGCGCGGCCCAGCGCAGGGTGTCCTGCTTGGCCAGTCCCGGCGGCTGCGGGGTGTCGTTCCCGCCGGCCAGGGCAGGTAGTGCCGTGGGAAGGGCGAACGCCGAGGCAAGCACTGCAGCGGCGAGAGTCTTGGCAACCTTCATTGAGAGCTCTCCTTTGAGGTACGAGTGGATCGGGTGGGGAAGCCGACCCGCGGTTCCGGAAAATTCCGGAACCGCGTCGTTGTAACTTAGGAATCTTCTCAGCGCTGCGTCAAGGGTTTTCGCAGAAAGTTTCGGATCCGCGTATTTGTGAAGGCCTATACTTGCAGCGAAAGCAGGAGGAAATGCGTGCGCGAGACCCAACGCCCGGCAGTCACAATTTCCGCGATCGCGGCGGAAGCCGGCGTCTCGGTACCCACCGTTTCCCGCGTGCTGAACGGGCGTGGAGACGTTTCGCCACGTACCCGCGAACGGGTGGAAAACTTGTTGCGCGACCACGGTTACAAGCGGAGGGGCGTCCGTCCGGAGGTACGGTCGGGCCTTATCGACCTTGTCTTCAACGACCTGGACAGCCCCTGGGCCGTTGAAATCATCCGTGGTGTGGAGGAAGCTTCCAATGAAGCCGGGGCATCCACGGTGGTGTCGGCCATCCACCGCAGGGCAGGCAC
Encoded here:
- a CDS encoding sugar phosphate isomerase/epimerase family protein, whose amino-acid sequence is MTRPITLFTGQWADLPFEEVARLAGEWGFDGLEIACWGDHLDPRRAAEDDNYLQGRLDILEKNNLKVFAIANHLTGQAVCDDPIDERHRDILSAETWGDGEPEGVRRRAAEAMKDTARAAARLGVKTVTGFTGSSIWKAVAMFPPASQAMIDAGYQDFADRWNPILDVFEEEGVRFALEVHPSEIAYDYWTAKRTLEAIGHRESFGLNFDPSHFIWQDLDPVMFLQDFADKIFHVHVKESVRQLDGRNGRLGSHLAWADPRRGWDFVTAGHGDVQWNRIFRTLNAIGYEGPTSIEWEDAGMDRLIGAPQALAMVQELARIAPPAAAFDAAFASR
- a CDS encoding ThuA domain-containing protein, giving the protein MTDRKHALVVRGGWDGHQPYEATELFIPYLKDNGYDVRVEESPKVYADAEYMAGVDLIMQCMTMSTIEKDEFAGLRTAVENGTGLAGWHGGIADSYRNTSDYLHLIGGQFACHPGKHPDECIGEQSDNYVPYTVNMLPAAAEHPITKGIKDFDLVTEQYWVLADDYIDVLATTTQKVREWDPWHREVTSPAIWTRQWGKGRIFVCTPGHRVEILQDQNVRTIIERGLLWASR
- a CDS encoding Gfo/Idh/MocA family protein; protein product: MGKPLNVGIIGCGAIIAQYLTNFRRLDQVNLVAVADLDPARARAVADDYDGVRALSVEELLAADDIDLVLNLTIPAAHADVALKAIAAGKNVYGEKPLAATTEEARQVLDAARQAGVVVGCAPDTVLGTGIQTARKAIDDGLIGAPISASATMVTPGHERWHPNPDFYYQPGGGPLLDMGPYYVTALVTLLGPVVSVLGAASHTRNERTIGSGPRQGEKVPVTIDSHVTGILVHASGALSTLFMSFDAVKSKSPNIEIHGERGSLVVPDPNHFDGDVQLFSLGAEDWETLPVSAGYVDAGRGFGIADLASTPRGKEPRAGGALAYHALEVMESVLKAAHSGMTVSIQSTVERPESVALTVLAEQADALQAK
- a CDS encoding carbohydrate ABC transporter permease — translated: MSTVLKSNTQEARTGSLGSTAAAKRGLGTKLRGLNIPGGLGGWIWLAIIILPVYYVVITSLKTQAGYFGQNPLAIPTEPTLENYQLVLEADFAQYFMNSAIVTLGSVIPTVLISFMASFAIVRGAGRFLKLVNGMFLMGLAIPLQATIIPIYLMIIRLNLYDSLLALMLPSIAFAIPLTVLILSNFIRDVPNELFESMRLDGCSEWQTMWRLALPLTRPAIVTVAIYNGLHVWNGFLLPLVLTQSPSLRVLPLGLWTFQGEFSVNIPAVLASVVLSTLPILVLYVVGRRQLLAGLTAGFSK
- a CDS encoding zinc-ribbon domain-containing protein, which gives rise to MLLLFGFKTVFKALPGRTATCPHCGAFIHHLLEEQATKFTLFFIPLLTVSRKFRITCTNCGYVSSISGRQKRALELRR
- a CDS encoding GGDEF domain-containing protein; translation: MVLDTATLRIAFGLMALVLVVLFYFSAYRVTRSPYSAWWCGALLFFLSGSACFLLDGTPHQWWANPVGNTLLVHGGVAVWAGARSLRTVPRPRWAFTGIPLATLVASLLDHPATNTWSGGPVFLAAMSLTIGLASRELWRLEPGYSRVRIPMAVAAGGLSAYYFFRWLAFLVEGPDGAIFVTVFGSAVTTMVTMVLLVVVSFSMAGLSTEQQTRALRVVATRDDLTGLLNRKAFLDLAAEQLADRTITGGSGALILADLDHFKVVNDTHGHAAGDLALQAFADACVATVRSTDLAGRYGGEEFVILVPGANAERAETIAEEISRRLAGAEAPDGMEMPTASYGISTYDGGTSDVDRLIAAADAALYRAKSLGRNRAARSDELH
- a CDS encoding Gfo/Idh/MocA family protein, translated to MTTAKPLRVGMVGYAFMGAAHSHAWRTAPRFFDLPLQPQLTAVAGRNADGVRAAADKLGWDSVETDWRRLIERDDIDLIDICTPGNTHAEIAIAALEAGKHVLCEKPLANSVDEAERMTLAAETAAKNGVFSMCGFSYRRTPALALAKRFVEQGRLGEIRHIRAQYLQDWLSDANAPMTWRLDKSKSGSGSLGDIGAHSIDAAQWVTGMNINGVSAMLETFVRERPLAGDMVGLGGHGDLSDDAPRGQVTVDDAAIFSAKFDGGASAGAIGVFEATRYALGRKNAMRLEVNGTKGSLAFDFEDMNVLSFYDAAESPDAGFRRIFVTEPEHPYVGNWWPTGHGLGYEHGFTHQVVDLVTAIGEGRQPEPSFADALQVQRVLAAVESSAANSSQWQKV